The following proteins are encoded in a genomic region of Nicotiana sylvestris chromosome 4, ASM39365v2, whole genome shotgun sequence:
- the LOC104249602 gene encoding protein EARLY RESPONSIVE TO DEHYDRATION 15 — protein MALVSGGRSTLNPNAPLFIPSYVRQVEDFSPEWWNLVTTSTWFHDYWTRQHQGEEYGDDAFGFTGNDVADLLPENIDLDVDEDILNMEAQFEEFLQSSESEQQGIKSSPYGISGLPKGSEALVRTLSISKGPKSPIEPPKYYEKPAKIVSPKNSLRRIQQPR, from the exons ATGGCGTTAGTTTCAGGAGGAAGGTCGACACTGAATCCGAATGCACCTCTTTTCATCCCGTCTTATGTGCGTCAAGTGGAGGACTTTTCACCCGAATGGTGGAATTTGGTGACAACTTCGACATGGTTCCATGATTATTGGACGAGGCAGCATCAAGGAGAGGAATATGGCGATGATGCTTTTGGTTTTACTGGGAATGATGTTGCTGACTTGCTTCCCGAAAATATCGATCTTGATGTTGATGAAGATATTTTGAACATGGAAGCTCAGTTTGAAGAATTCCTCCAATCATCTGAAAGTGAACAACAAGGAATCAAGTCATCACCCTATGGTATCAGTG GTTTACCCAAGGGTTCGGAGGCACTCGTAAGGACACTGAGCATATCAAAGGGGCCAAAATCTCCCATTGAGCCACCAAAGTACTATGAGAAACCAGCAAAGATTGTTAGCCCAAAGAACAGCCTTCGCCGCATCCAGCAACCTCGCTAA